Proteins co-encoded in one Opisthocomus hoazin isolate bOpiHoa1 chromosome 9, bOpiHoa1.hap1, whole genome shotgun sequence genomic window:
- the ATP5MC3 gene encoding ATP synthase F(0) complex subunit C3, mitochondrial: MFACAKLATSPSLIRAGSRVLYRPISASVLSRPEVKNGEGNSTLNGAQNTVSRLALREFQTSAISRDIDTAAKFIGAGAATVGVAGSGAGIGTVFGSLIIGYARNPSLKQQLFSYAILGFALSEAMGLFCLMVAFLILFAM; encoded by the exons ATGTTCGCCTGCGCTAAGCTCGCCACCTCGCCCTCCCTG ATCCGTGCTGGATCAAGAGTCTTGTACAGACCAATTTCGGCATCTGTGTTGTCTAGGCCAGAGGTCAAGAATGGAGAG ggCAACTCAACACTTAATGGGGCCCAAAATACTGTCTCCCGACTAGCACTTAGAGAATTCCAGACTAGTGCTATCAGCAGGGACATTGACACTGCTGCCAAATTTATTGGTGCTGGTGCTGCCACAGTAGGTGTGGCTGGTTCTGGCGCTGGTATTGGAACAGTCTTCGGTAGTCTAATCATTGGTTATGCCAG AAATCCttctctgaagcagcagctgttctcATACGCTATCCTGGGATTCGCCCTGTCTGAAGCTATGGGTCTCTTCTGTCTGATGGTTGCTTTCTTGATCCTATTTGCCATGTGA